DNA from Pseudophryne corroboree isolate aPseCor3 chromosome 7, aPseCor3.hap2, whole genome shotgun sequence:
gttagttgttgttgttgttgttgttgtacttTCTCTGCTTATTTgtaagtttttttgtttgttttttgcttcatATAGATTGCTGCATACTCCTTATGACGCCTAATAAATCAAATATAATAATACTTACAGTAGAGGCAAATGGATGAGATattattttagagagagagagagtgagtgtgtgtgtgtgtgtgtgtgtgtgtgtgtgtgtgtgtgtgtgtgtgtgtgtgtgtgtgtgtgtgtgtgaagggaatCCATGTATTTTGCCAACTTTTTGCTATTAAATACCAGATTATCACCAGAATTCTCTATATGCGTCATGAGATAGAACAGAAGAATCATCTGCAGATCTCTAAATAGATTGGTGAAGTAATAAACTGCAGATTACTGGCATGATGTGTAAAGTGATCTAAATTacacaatatactatatatatatatatatatatatatacacatatatatatatatttatttatttatttaaagaatCTATTATTAGAATATCTTCTGCTTCTCGTTCCCTTCCTGCACCATTGTATTTTCCTTCTCTCCATTCCCCGGTTTGCCTTGTAAAACAAGTGACATCACACAAGTCATCTCCTCTTTATCCCTAAAGCTAAGTACACGCTGTATGATTTTTTGGGTCTGGGTGATTCATAATGTCATTATTTTTGGAGAAAAATTGTCTGATTTCTCATAACATCGGCCGAGGGTAAAAATCGGGTGTACCCACAGTCCCACACACTACCCGATTTTTACACCTGGACATAAGGTCAGATGGTTGAGAATGTACACACACTCTGGTCGATATTGGGCCATTGCTGTTGAGATTTTCGGTTTAGATTGGATTATCGAACAGTCGTGGGCAAGATTTTCCCAATTTATCGCAGGAacgatcgttcgtacacactattcaagaaatcaggctgatgtcccgattattggcaaattggaccaataattgtatagtgtgtacctagctttacactGAGATTACAGGCCGCACAGACCGTCTCCGTAGCCCTATGGTTACTTACTGAGCTGGGCACGTGCCTCCAGGATCTCATCTGAATCCAGCTTTGCGAATCCTCTGTTATCGATCATGACCAATTCATTTGTCAGCTTATGTTCCGTCCTCGATGTAGTCATGGTGCCATCGGATTGCCCAGCGCCTGCCTCGTTCCGATATTCCGCATCGGCCAACACACACAAACAGGAGTTGATGAGCGAGGATTTTCCATGTCCCATCAAACCGAACAGCTGGAGGGCAACTCGCTGATATCCATGTTCTGCCTCCGGCCGGGTATTACCAGGGGTGTAGCGATTAATCTCAGCTCGCATCTCTTCAAGGGTAGTCATCACCTCAGAAACATATAAAGTGTGCTAAGTACAGCAAACCTCTGAGTAATGAGGCCGGATCAGAACACATAACGGGTTATATCTGTGTCAGATAGAAAATGAAAGTAAACTAGCCAGCGTGACTCATAGGGGGAAAATCCACACTTTGATAAGCAGCTGCTGGTTCTATTGTATTAaaaaaagggggagatgtatcaagcagtgataaaagtggagaagtgagccaatggagaagctgcccatggcaaccaatcagcagctctgtatacttttagagtatgcaaatgataaatgttacgtcagtgctgattggttgccatgggcaacttctctactggctaatttctccactttatcactgcttagtagtacatctccccctaaggcaGAAGTGAAGAAAACGCGGGGAAAAACTGAGGCATTGTTGGGGTGGAAACTGAAGGCCCAATGGGGTAAATGCAATGTTGGGGGCTTATGTAACACATGTGTGCCAGTGAATGGCCATAGAGGGTAttacgcatacttgcctactctcccggaatggccgggaagctcccgaaaatcgggtgaccctcccagccccccggaagagcaggcaagtctcccgatttgaggggtcccccctgcccgtccgcccacttagtgtgtaaagtgggcagtcgatgacgcgattcttgctgaattgcgtcatcatagccacgccccctgcagtgtaatgccggtgatcgcggcattacagagcgggggcgtggcttaaaggaggtgtcaccgtAACCCCACCCCACTCTTGCTCCGCCCCCAGTCCACCCCCTCCTTACTTCACAGCGCTTCCCTGCccgcctgctgagccgacctggctgctctctcccgcagagagcagccagaatgtcggtaagtatagtgTTACGACCCCATAGAGTACATGAAAGTGAGAGGGGCAGGCAGCATTTCAGCAATTGCAGGTCTGAACCCGGCCTCTTGGGGGCAGTCCGTCAACTTTTAGACTGAGGGGCAAGCACACACAGTTTTGGCCCACAGTAACATCACCAAGGAATTGAATTAAACCAGAACTTCTCCCTGATGATGTCTGATGAAACGCAGCTGCATCTTTTAACTACTGAAAACTAGTCATATAGGCATACAttcaacccgacaggtttggcctatttccgacaatggcaatccgacttcTTTTATAGtccgattgacattgtcggaaagggggctaaAACCTGTGGGGTTTGGacgcgcttccgacaatacacgcggcTCGGCGGCTTAAGCAGCAATTTATGCACCGTCGGACCTCTATGTTTTCTCTATAGGCATTTGTATAGAGGAAACACTATGTAGTCATATAAAATATGAAGTCATAATTGTCCACTGGATCAGAGCGCCCGGGAGACGTCCCCACGGATTCCGGGGGGAGCAGAGCACCCTCCCGCATCCCAGCTCTAGTGAAATAGGTGGGGGAGGGGCCTGTTGCTATTGAAAAAATGCCCATCAACTGGGCGGAACAGGACTGGATTAATGTTAGATAGGGGGCCCAACCAATAAAATTGTCGATAAGATATACTGGTGCTGTTATTAAATAGCATAATGTGTAGATACTCCcagctcacccccccccctccaaatgctGGTTATGTAGCTAATgtggccaagatttatcaagcctcggagagtgacaaatagcacagtgataaagtagcagccaatcagctcataattgcCATGTTaaaggcggtgtttgaaaaatgacagttagaagctgattggttggcactttatcaacttgcaaattatcactccccaaggcatgataaatctgggcatgTGTGAGGGGTCCTGAGTGTGTGGGAGCCCCAGGGCGACCGCCCCAGCCGCCAATCCGGCTCTGGGGAGGAATATCGCTAGTGTTGCGGATGGACCCAGCAGGTGTGCTGGCTGCGTCTGAGAGGCAGCACATGGTTTCAGTGGGTGGCAACGGGTAGGTAGAGAGAAGGGCTATGTAATGGGTATTAGATGGGAATTTCATTTAACCCTTCAGGTAGAGTATTATCAGAGTGAGTTGTTAAGTTTAGCAAATGCAAAGGAcagtggctctcattccgagttgatcactcgctagctacttttagcagtcgtgaAAACGCATAGtggcgcccacgggggagtgtatttttgctttgcgagtgtgcgaacgtctgtgcagccgagctctgcaaaaacagtttgtgcagtttctgagtagctctggacttactcagcccttgcgatcacttcagtctttttggtcccggaattgacgtcagacacccgccctgcaaacgccgggACGCGCCtgtgtttctccaaacactccctgaaaacggtcagttgtcacccacaaacgccctcttcctgtcaatctcctcgtgatccgctgtgcgaatggattcttcgttagatccatcgctcagcaacgatccgctttgtacacatacgacgcgcctgcgcattgcggtgcatacgcagttttgccgagCTTTgaactgatcgctgcgcagtgaaaaaCGGCAagtgatcaactaggaatgaccgctaatggacctagggggtaattctgacctgatcgcttgctgcagctcatcgcagtgcagcgatcaggtccaaactgcgcatgcaccggcgccgcagtgcgctggcgtatggctgacagccgacagctgtcgttgccttgcaattgcctctgcctgattgacaagcagaggcggtcgctgggtttgCCCGCCGGTTtgtgggcgtggtctggccaatgcaggcgtggccagacgtgCGGGGggtaggccgcagcggctgcgtgacgtcacacacagccgctgtgcgccgggcagcgacgagtagctcccggccagcacgcaaaagctgcaatgcttttgtacttcagcgatggggcagggactgacatgcggggcggtctagcccagtgatgggcgtccccccgcatgtcagtgtggatgatcgtatctgtgctaaatttagcacagctccgatcaactctgtatcaccccccctaattcaggcctgatcgctgctgcaaatttgttagcagttgggcaaaaccatgtgcactgcaggtggggcagatgtaacatgtgaggagagagttagatttgggtgttatcttgtttctgtgcagggtaaatactggctgctttatttttacactgcaatttagatttcagtttgaacacaccacacccaaatctaactctctctctgcacatgttacatctgccccgcctgcagtgcacatggggggtcattccgagttgttcgctcgttatttttttctcgcaacggagcgattagtcgctaatgcgcatgcgcaatgtccgcagtgcaactgcgccaagtacattttctatgcatgcagttaggtattttactcacggcattacgaggttttttcttcgttctgatgatcgtaatgtgattgacaggaagtgggtgtttctgggcggaaactggacgttttatgggtgtgtgcgaaaaaacgctaccgtttctgggaaaaacgcgggagtggccggagaaacgggggagtgtctgggcgaacgctgggtgtgtttgtgacgtcaaaccaggaacgaaactgactgaactgatcgcagagctttcagaaactgctaagaagtgtctattcgcaattttgctaatctttcgttcgcaattttgataagctaagattcactcccagtaggcggcggcttagcgtgtgcaaagctgctaaaagcagcttgcgagcgaacaactcggaatgacccccatggttttgctcaactactaacaaatttgctgctacgatcaggtctggattacccccaatgtgcatccAACCAATGCAGTCATGTTACAGGAGGTGTGCCTCCCCGTCCTGCGTACGTTTCTGTAATGACAGTCTCCCAGCTGGCTGTACAGTCCCTGACATTACTGAGTGAGGGCGAGGCATTGCATGGTGTTTGTGTGTTTCCCCTGGTTACTGTGTAATCCTATTAGTAGCAGATATGCCAGTCAGATATTATCATTACAATGCATAACACACCGCACCCACTTCCAGCTGATCAGTTACAGGAAAGTGCATCAGTGTGAAAGTGAAAATAATTTCCTCTCCGCTGTTCCACCTGTGTGCTCTTTGTAATGCTTAACCCTTTCCACACTGGCCCGTTCCAGTCAGCATGTGAGTCTTGTAGTCGGCCAGATGAGTTTTGTAGAATTTGCTAATGAGAGCAGTGAGGTAAATGTCGCCCCACTTTGGAATCATTTTGACTGACATATCATatcacccccacccccactccaTAACACATCACAATGTGTCCTGCATACAATGGGGATTTTAGTCCTGCCTGCGCTGGACTGTGGAAGTcactccaagttgatcactcgctagcagtttttagcagccgtgcaaacgctatgccgcctcccactgggagtgtatcttagcttagcagaagtgcgaacgaaaggatcacagagcagctacaaagtatttttgagcagtttcagagtagcttcagacctactcagcgcttgcgatcacttcagactgttcagttcctgttttgacgtcacaaacacgccctgcgttcgcccagccacacctccgtttttcctggcacgcctgcgtttttcagagcactccctgaaaacgggcagttgacacccagaaacgcccacttcctgtcaatcactctgcgaccagcagtgcgactgaaaagcttcgctagaccctgtgtgaaacgacatagttcgttgtaatagtacgccgcgcatgcgcagaagtgcctttttttttgcctcatcgctgtcaAGCGAACGAATGCaggtagtgatcaactcggaatgaccacccttgtctctGAGACCGGCTACCTGCAAATTTGGGCCCATTAATGAATGAGGTTTAGCtgtttaaaactcattgcatatgataagtgttgctccagccaatctgtgtcatgtgtttgaaaaatgacaggagctgattggctggagcaccatttatcacacgCAATGAGTTTCCCATAGCTAAAACTCAAATGTGCCCCATTGTCACTGTTAATGTTGTGTGTAATTATTACACCAGAGCTTCGCAATGTGCATTTCTAGATGAGCTGTATTATAGCAATGACAATATTAAAGGACCTATCTGGTAAggtaatttctcttacatcctagggggatactgggatgacattagtaccatggggtatagatcgggtccaatagagactggcactttaagaaaatattagtgtgtgtgctggctcctcccctctatgcccctccaccacactcagtttagaaaatgtgcccaaggagccaggtgcatttctctggagctacagagagttttcttcagaacttttaattagtttgttattttcaggcagcactggttgggcGGGGACACCaaaccaacctcctatagggttaaaggttcatatccagggccgtcttttcgtatgggctcaatgggctcttgcccaagggcccaaggagtaaaagggccctagtctgatagctgagggtcccctctttccaggggtaccggatttttgaaaatcggcactagggaaccggagatatctgacttcaaagcagtggtccccatcatatcctgataattgctcttcccagccagatatctcgggttctgtctgacgtagAGTTTTTATGATggaatactccaaaagctgtgactctcccctttcagttgacactggcagcttgtctctactatgaccaggaccagagatatcagccttccagcagccggtccctgctccagctccacacgcctgatatgcagttttacattttcattggtggattactCTGGTTCCTGAattctgatctccaagtccccagaaccttctgacaggtgggactctctagttttttattccattcaaagctaagaaatctattttcaggaacttgagatatctgcagtcaagcaagctgctctcccaccagaaaattatgaatattaagcccactccactatcgacccctcccatacgtattaaacaccccctaccaccctggaagtcatgtaccagggccctttcattcagcccaatgcccccttctacatttagtgttctccttcctgccccatctgtgcaggaaaggagtaattagcagaatttttttctccgggtcctacatgctgatcaacagatagaacaccccctaccgtccgcgggacatcaaacctgccgctgacagcaccctccacccctactactggaggatgggtagggggcccagtgcattgctgtgcccaggggcctacactgctgttaagacggctctgttcgTATCCCCGCTGATTGGATActaagctcctgaggcgctgtttcacatacccccagggtgtgcgcacTAGCCAGCAGCatcccgccacccctaacagatgctgaagacacGGTGCGGTGAGTACTAACACCAGGGTTCCAGTTAGCGGGTCCCCATTGACAAGTTTCGGCAGAAGGGCGTGTCATTCACCTGGCTGCGAGTAGCGGTGCCCGCTGCGGACCCCAGACTGGCGCTAACTCTAAAAGGGGTTTTAACCCTGTTTTAGCCATAACAAGATACAATGCCAGTATAAATCTTCACATAGGGACCGTGCGCCATTATGGGGCGGGGCCTCCCGGAGAGTGGGACCAGAGGCTCAGAGGCGCCATTTCCAACGGCTCCTAACTACAGGCTGCACACAGCTCCTCCACAAACCCTGTGACAATCACGGTTACCAGGGGGATTATAGTAAGGGGGAAGCATGTTATGGGATAAAAAACACTAGCTGCCTTATCGCAGGCTCTGGTTTATGCCACAGCAGAGCACTGCTTTCACTGTGTAGCATTGTGTACTGATCTTAGCCCTCTCTATTCCTCTCCATTCAGCTGTTGGGCGTTACTGtgtcattacactgcactgtgttaTTTTAATTATATGGTGTGTTATTACACTTATACTGCATGTGGGTTCTGCTGTATCAGAATGTCTGACTAAAATGCTGTGTGTCCCTCATGCAACACAAAGTTTCCCCTTCACTGGGGGGGACCTTTGCTGTGTATTCAGTGCTCCCTTCCCTCACATAGGAAGTGGTACTCAGGAGTCACAATGGTTGGACTCTTTtaagggacttagggggtcattccgagttgattgctcactagctactttttgcagcgctgcgatcagatagtcgccgcctataggggagtgtattttcactttgcaagtgtgcgatcgcttgtgcagccgagcagtagaaaaatgttttgtgcagtttctgagtagctcaggacttactcagccgctgcgatcacttcagcctttccagttccggaattgaagtcagacacccgccctctgcaaacgcttgggcacgcctgcatttttccaaccactccctgaaaacggcagttgacacccatagacgccttcttcctgtcattctccttgcgatcagctgtgcgaatggattgtgGTGCATAaacatgcacagttttgcagagttttgacctaattacagcactgcaaaaaatagctagcatgcgatcgggtcggaatgacccccttataatCAATATAATTCTGAATGGCTACGGTCAGACAAAAAAGACAGATGATCCTATCTGTGGATGATTTCTGTCTTTAAAAATGAGGCTGGCCACAGACTGTCTTCTCAGCCCCCCCTGCTGGTCTCACATAAAAGCACACTCCCACATGTAACCCGATCTGCTATGAAAATGTTATgctagtgtcgaagtcaaaaatattacatagagagaacatacagactccacacattatgagtcgctatgcttgcgaatacgcataGCGCACACATCAATATATAGTAACATgcacatttacacaaacatgccacaaagagattcaacacatatttcatacaacacatacatttaaacatatcaagcaccagacatcataaggttttaaattatataatggagtaatgtcatgtatgtgtattattggagtggagcaagatggacatgtcgtgcttggtgtcaaagtaaccagattagtgtatggattcatttgatgcctgtgatgaagttgtagctcattgcaacaattagttatgattgaatgtatgaatatgaagccacaattcaactgagaacAAAGGACAAAggatttaaagcatgtggacaggaaaccagaggacagcccttttgatgtcttcaaggcttgcatatgaactgaccaatgactcatcatgaatgagaaagttccctcccctagatcaATAGCAAGAGATCTGTACACGCTCAACAGCCTGAGTGTATTGCTGATCACACACAGAAGTTTCTGTTTGTCCCATGTGATGGTCGAGATGCTATCTGTCTAGTGGCtatatgattttactgagagagagagtgtgatatgGAGCGGAGAGTGCATTTGAGCAAAATATTGCTGGCcatgtctgtaatgaattagtttgtaataactgcttactgtgtaaattgtaaccatgtaactatatatatatatatatataatatacattgtgatatattgcatacatatccttttaataacaaatatatacatcaatgagctatggaactcagataatgtgtgtgggtgtattgttttctcttatgggatgcagtgttttgcgatgtatagcgcacattcatagcacatggtaataagatgcgcaggcgtccacaatatatattagagctggcattttaaatatttgttagaaaagtaatttgacttgaacagaTGGGGGCGCGTCCGCAATATCACGTTTTTAATGATTGCACTGTACAAACGCCGCTGTGatctaccagctaacgatggacgcattgcGACATGTTGCAGAATCACGtgctgtgttgtgtt
Protein-coding regions in this window:
- the LOC134945860 gene encoding uncharacterized protein LOC134945860 isoform X2, whose amino-acid sequence is MTTLEEMRAEINRYTPGNTRPEAEHGYQRVALQLFGLMGHGKSSLINSCLCVLADAEYRNEAGAGQSDGTMTTSRTEHKLTNELVMIDNRGFAKLDSDEILEARAQLRSLRDIGKVSWEDNLTKTLEQIPKKYSQRPADVIVPIYVYSATQAWSQSDGTDIQKLTKSALTITGSSSCLQTSAIETRTSIPSAV